From Drosophila virilis strain 15010-1051.87 chromosome X, Dvir_AGI_RSII-ME, whole genome shotgun sequence, the proteins below share one genomic window:
- the LOC138911077 gene encoding protein krasavietz-like: protein MASKYILPCFRLKSNRTKKEKDNECLAYRNELVEALDRTKGKLEASWKALDNIVSKPIYQRLSGQLYDVLYTGGLLTSDGKLPTRGDLKLRTSYCVFTTHVELNALRVYEQLVKRLRCRHKHLDVAFEPHAQRLLTLLGGFEEGARRRLALLMALYLIDGQINPRTLLALGQQQASIDEGLAMEFMLVVCSTLKRERGANFMLQMLKKSGLDGKIISFMPPMLRSDLYFQQVYQESDLDEVIKLHETRAGQELRKCLQQRLLDDFREKLPHVEVVRNVREFQREHHMSDSEVIGIVWQTINSNASCSSPANSSPEQTIRRLQTYAPLLNALCSTDSAQIALLMRLQEWCYEHHALFKSFERFAVHLYRAGVINEDAIVRWYEVDHIDKGKVAFLDQMRRFVHWLHSDSDANARVDYNTYVTNRRQTQQRSQTIYSDVIGPSLNANINFAKYS, encoded by the coding sequence ATGGCatcgaaatatatattgcCCTGTTTCCGCCTCAAGAGCAATCGCACGAAAAAGGAAAAGGACAACGAGTGCCTGGCCTATCGGAATGAACTGGTCGAGGCGCTCGATCGTACCAAAGGCAAGCTGGAGGCCAGCTGGAAGGCATTAGACAATATCGTATCCAAGCCGATCTATCAACGTTTGAGCGGACAACTCTACGATGTGCTATATACGGGCGGCCTGCTAACCAGCGATGGCAAACTGCCCACGCGCGGCGACCTGAAGCTGCGGACCAGCTACTGTGTATTCACGACACACGTTGAGCTCAATGCGCTGCGTGTTTACGAGCAGCTGGTGAAGCGTTTGCGGTGTCGCCACAAGCATCTGGATGTGGCTTTTGAGCCGCATGCTCAGCGTTTGTTAACGCTGCTCGGCGGCTTTGAGGAGGGCGCACGCCGGCGTCTGGCTCTCTTGATGGCATTGTATCTGATCGATGGGCAAATCAATCCGCGAACGCTGCTCGCATTGGGCCAGCAACAGGCCAGCATTGACGAGGGCCTGGCCATGGAATTTATGCTGGTGGTGTGCAGCACATTGAAGCGTGAACGTGGCGCCAATTTCATGCTGCAAATGCTCAAGAAATCTGGTCTGGATGGCAAAATTATAAGCTTTATGCCGCCAATGCTACGCAGTGATCTATATTTTCAGCAGGTCTATCAGGAGAGCGATTTGGATGAGGTAATAAAGCTGCACGAGACACGGGCCGGACAGGAATTGCGCAAATGTTTGCAACAGCGTCTGCTTGACGATTTTCGCGAGAAGCTGCCCCATGTGGAGGTGGTGCGAAATGTGCGTGAATTTCAACGTGAGCATCACATGTCCGATTCGGAAGTCATCGGCATTGTCTGGCAGACTATCAATAGTAATGCCAGTTGCAGCAGCCCGGCCAATTCCAGTCCGGAGCAGACCATACGCAGGCTGCAAACATATGCACCACTGCTGAATGCACTTTGCAGCACGGACAGCGCACAGATTGCACTGCTGATGCGGCTGCAGGAATGGTGTTATGAGCACCATGCGCTCTTCAAATCCTTTGAACGTTTTGCGGTACATCTGTATCGGGCGGGCGTTATCAATGAGGATGCCATCGTACGCTGGTATGAGGTGGATCACATTGATAAGGGCAAGGTTGCGTTTCTGGATCAGATGCGTCGCTTTGTCCATTGGCTGCACAGCGATAGCGATGCGAATGCCCGTGTCGATTATAATACCTATGTGACAAATCGCCGACAGACACAGCAGCGCAGCCAGACCATCTATAGCGATGTCATCGGGCCGAGCCTAAATGCCAATATCAACTTTGCCAAATACTCATAG